Proteins co-encoded in one Calderihabitans maritimus genomic window:
- a CDS encoding YbjQ family protein: MLLTNTSEIAGKEIVETLGIVKGSTIRAKHIGKDIASAFRHLVGGELKEYSEMLNEARQIATAKMVEEAEKLGADAVINIRFSTSAVMQGAAEILVYGTAVKVRDKK; encoded by the coding sequence ATGCTTTTAACAAATACTAGCGAAATAGCAGGAAAAGAAATTGTAGAAACATTGGGAATTGTAAAAGGCAGTACTATTAGGGCAAAACATATAGGAAAAGATATAGCTTCAGCATTTAGGCACCTTGTAGGAGGAGAATTAAAAGAATATAGTGAAATGCTTAATGAAGCAAGGCAAATTGCAACAGCTAAGATGGTTGAAGAAGCAGAAAAATTAGGGGCAGATGCTGTTATTAACATAAGATTTTCTACGTCTGCAGTAATGCAGGGAGCTGCTGAAATTCTTGTTTATGGTACTGCTGTTAAAGTCAGGGATAAAAAATAA